Proteins encoded within one genomic window of Episyrphus balteatus chromosome 1, idEpiBalt1.1, whole genome shotgun sequence:
- the LOC129909418 gene encoding uncharacterized protein LOC129909418, translating into MGKKVHRNDQEAMPRILKEPFWERCLQKKISKLRAELGRLTAFLNGRRTKKVLKQIGVICPNTQFSPLTTGEIIRIKDKKTQQLAVTAKRLARYKKCRERKQQNRSFTNDERMFYRNAVRQNTDETIDHLPNAAEATSFWKDIWEKSENHEQSPSWLVSERLQNENTPQMPSGEIIEEEVAEAIRSVSNWKAPGPDNIHNIWIKKLPLLHKQFALNFTTWLNEPQAMPEFLMQGNTFLLPKNGHTPNPTEYRPTDTGSFN; encoded by the coding sequence ATGGGAAAGAAGGTGCATCGTAACGACCAAGAAGCTATGCCAAGAATTCTAAAAGAACCATTTTGGGAAAGgtgtttacaaaagaaaatttcaaaacttagaGCTGAACTAGGCAGACTGACTGCTTTTTTGAATGGACGCAGAACGAAGAAGGTCCTGAAACAAATTGGTGTGATTTGTCCCAATACGCAATTTTCTCCACTAACAACTGGAGAAATTATTAGGATCAAGGATAAAAAAACTCAACAACTAGCAGTCACAGCCAAAAGACTTGCCAGGTACAAAAAATGCCGAGAACGTAAACAACAGAACCGAAGTTTTACTAATGATGAAAGGATGTTCTATAGAAACGCAGTCCGACAAAACACAGATGAAACAATTGATCATTTGCCCAATGCTGCGGAAGCAACATCGTTCTGGAAAGACATCTGGGAGAAGTCGGAAAACCATGAGCAGTCACCATCCTGGCTAGTGAGCGAACGGCTTCAAAATGAGAACACACCCCAAATGCCATCCGGTGAAATAATTGAGGAAGAAGTAGCAGAAGCCATTAGATCGGTTTCCAATTGGAAGGCCCCTGGACCTGATAACATCCATAACATATGGATTAAAAAGCTACCTCTACTGCACAAACAATTCGCCTTAAACTTCACCACCTGGCTCAACGAACCACAAGCAATGCCTGAGTTTCTTATGCAAGGCAACACCTTCCTGCTCCCAAAAAACGGCCACACTCCAAACCCAACGGAATACCGGCCAACTGATACCGGGAGTTTCAActga